The following is a genomic window from Oncorhynchus masou masou isolate Uvic2021 chromosome 6, UVic_Omas_1.1, whole genome shotgun sequence.
TACAGTAAACAGAAGACTCTAACCTCCAGTTCAGGGAGACACTGGTCAATGTATCAAACAACATGAGTTAAGGTTCAACCACAAATCATTGGAACATTAGCCATGGCCATCAAAACATTTGTTTTCCTTTAGCCATTAATAAAAGTATATTTCCAAACAAATGAGTTATGCTTCCATcttgtaggtcgtcattgtaaataagaatgggttcttaactgacttttgtagttaaataaaggttaaataaaaaatgaaattccCTGTTGCCTAGTACCTCCTCACAGTATTTGTTCTAGCTGGTAGAGTAACGGTTCTAACTGGTTGAGTACCTGCATGCAAATGGCAAGGTTGACCCTGGATCCGAAGGCTGTGCTGACAGCGCGGGGTGAGAGGCCCAGGTCTTTAAACAACTTGGAGAAGGACATGGTGAGGGCCAGACGAGGACGCTCCTCTGCTATCACCACACAGCTCCTCACACATGACAGGTTCAGCCCCCGCGCCtggagggaaaaagagggagacgGTGAGTTAgcatgtacatgtgtgtgtatgtgtgtgagagaatgtgtgtgtgttatactcaCTTTGAGTATCTCTGTCTGCGTGCCTATCCCCTTGGTGCAGAGCTCCATGACAGAGTAGGAGCAGAAGGTGTCTCTGATCCGGTACTGGCTCAGGGTGCTCAGCCACAGGGGCAGACAGCTCTCCAACTCCAGAGGAGGGATTAAGATGGACTGGTGCCctgagtacacactacacacaggaaACAATAGAAGGTATGAGTTCAAAATGTttgtatgagagagagataaagacaccctgtgtgtgtgtgtgtgtgaccttgcgAGACACCACAGTACAAAGCCCAGGCCACAGTAAGGGTCTAGGCAGATGGCTATTTGGCGTGAGGAGTAGAATTCACACTGCAGCTTGATGGAGCGACACAGAGCACTGACTGCCGCATGGGATATCTGatggacagaaacacacacacacacacacacacacacacacacacacacacacacacacacacacacacacacacacacacacacacacacacacacacacacacaccacaaagaaACAACCAATAAGAGAAGCAGAATCAACGGGTAAAGTCATGGTTATGGCTACCGTCATTGGCCCACTGTAAATCAGAGGAGCAAAATTAGCTGTTGGCTACTGACTTTGCCAATGGCAGGCCGCTTATGGGCCACCAAGTTTTCAAACTGTCTGGGGCTTTTTTAGAGTATTGAGATCAATCAGTAGCCTCCTGTGGGTGACCTTACCTTGACCCCGGTGAGCATGCCTGTGGTAGACACACTGAAGTCCAGATAGGCAATCATCTCTACCGTGGGGGGCTTATAGATCATTTGGGGTCTACGTCGAGGTAGGTCATCTGGAAGAAGAAAACATGCACAACAAGGTTGAGTTTCTCTGGCTCAGATTCTATGGtcaggtatgtactgtatgtaagacCCATGGCAAGGGTTCTCGAAGTGGGGTGTGGCGGTACTGCAGGGGGTCTGCAGCCAGatctcaaaataaataaatatatacagtaccagccaaaagtttggacacaccttctgaGTCAAGGTTATTGCTGTAtttctttactattttctacattgtagaataatagtgaatacaacaaaactatgaaataacacatttggaatcatgtagtaaccaaaaaagtgtaaaacaaataaaaatatattttatatgagattCTAAGTTGCCACCCATTGCTTTGAAGAcagtttaactaggcaagtcagttaagaacaaattattttttacaatgacggcctaccctggccaaactctaacgacgctgggccaattgtgcgccaccctatggaactcccaatcacgcccagttgtgatacagcctggaatctaaacagggtctgtagtgacgcctccagcgctgagatgcagtgccttagaccgctgcgccactcatgTGCCtgtcactgaggagtggcttccgtctggtcactctaccatgaaggcctgattggtggagtgttacagagatggttgtccttctggaaggttctcccatccccacagaggaactctgtcagaatAACCACagggttcatggtcacctccctgaccaaggcccttctcacccgattgctcagtttggctgggcggccagctgtaggaagactgtgggaccttatatagggaggtgtgtgcctttccaaatcatgtccaatcaattgaatttaccacaggtggactccaatcaagttgtaaaaacatctcatggatgatcaatggaaacaggatggacctgagctcaatttcgagtctcatagcaaagggtctgaatacttgtgtactTGTACTTGTAAtacttttgtcattatggggtattgtgtgtagattgatgaggaaaccaATTattgtaatcaattttagaataaggctgtaatgtagcaacatttggaaaaagggaaggggtcttctgcactgtatatatatatatttttaacaaaaataaatacaaatgaatattACTAGCAACAACAGAttaaacaaatgttggaaaagGGATCCATGGAATAAGTTTAGAGGGTGTAATACAATGTGATATTATTTATCTACAATTTATGTTTTTAACCCTGGGCAACATGGGCATaggaggctcacagggatattGGTATCCACAGCATTCCAGTTCTATATTTTTCAACTCAATACTTATTGTAATACCCAAAATGacagattaaaaaaaaacaaatgctCTGTTATCTAGGCAAAGTTCACCTAGCCTCATAGCAAAATGTGTGGGATTGCAGGATATTAGCTTTCAAGGTATCTCTCAACCCCAAATTCAGCCTTTGCCCAACCccttcaaataaaaaatattaattaAAATCAGGTGAGAATTTGTGGGTTGGGATATTGCTCATAAATATTAATTTTGGGTGTGGGTAAACATAGTTGTACCTGATCCTTTCTTACTAAAAGTCCACTGGCACGCTCTGGTAAAACTATATGCATCGCGAGCAAATACAACTCTGGACAGTTAGCTCACAGTGGTATGGCGCGGAGTTCCTGACATCCAATCGGCAAATGAACTCAGATTGGTCttgggtactgtataaaaaccTACAACTACTACCAGGGCGAGTCCTCTCACAGGTATGCTTTCACTTTTCAGAATTAGACATGTGGGCACAGGATGAATATTGTAAATTaaggatacatttttttttttttaaacatctgCCCCATGTGGGATTAGAACTCACAACCATTGAACTATGAGCCAACCAACTGTCTTAGCAGACTGCACCACCAGTCATAGTAGTTGGGAGAAACTACAACCAGCTGACATGACTACCATTGTCATCTATTTCTTGTTATGATAGAGGTAGCTATGAATCTAAAAGTATGATCCTCATAGCCTACATGGTTTGTTTTCTTTGTAAAAGCACATAGATGTGTATGAAACGGTAAGCAAAAACATAGAATTTGTTCATATGCTGAAATGTGCCTTACTGCCTTTAGTATTTTGTGTAATGTCAGCAGTCGAGTTATGGAAGCATCATGCTAAATATATTGGCACACTCCACTTATCAAGACCATTGCCAAACAAGTTAAGCTGTCACCTACTTTTATAGTTAGCCTTGAGGTGGTACCACCCTGCTTATCTAGAAGGGAATGTCTTTCATACTGAACGCCTCCCTTGATGACGTATAGGCACCTTCTCAAAGCGTTTCTACATCAGCATTTCAATGGTATATTTGAATCGCTAGGGACAAAAAGAGCTAGATTTACTACTAAAAGACCAAAATATATCACTTTTGCTACGCTGTCAAAATGAGGACTTGACATGTTTCACTATAACTAAGCCTAAAACATCTGATTAAAAAAGAAAGTTACGTTTTTCCCATGAAATTTACTCTTTAaagcagcaacaacaaaaaaatctctGTGCCCCATGATAAAATGTGTCGACATGCAGAAAGTAGCTTGAAAACTGTAAAAATTCTCTGATGTCAATAGGCTGCCCTTTAAAATGTTCCTTCCCAGAAAATGCAATTGTTCGTCTGGCCATGCACTGCTGAAGTCATAGTAAAACTCCTTGTATGCTATTTTTATCTCATTTGAGTTGTGTTCTGATGAAGGTGTCCCTGATGAATTTGCTATCACAAAAGGGGTCCCCTGCGACACCTTGTTTTAGAACCCCTTTTCTATGGTACCTGTGTCTATGATTGTCGGCCATGTTTTAATGTTCACTGTGGCTGCGGCCTCTTTAGAGCGCAGGATCCTCATGAGGTTCTGAGTGGTGAGGATACAGGCAGCTTTACTGACCTGGGGACAGAGAGGCACCACAAACAACATGTTAGTTTGTAGAAAAATATGGTTCCAACTTCCTACCTTTGGAAGACCAAAATAATGACACCCAAACACCATGCTCATAAAATAGCACCCAACCTCATACACTCCGGTGATCAAagatagcacacatacacacttacgtCAATGATCATgcggacagtgggcagtgtggctGCCAGGTTCTGTGGGTGAGGAGGTCTGACAGTGACAGGAACACAGCCAGCATACAGGCAGCCATAGAAAGAGGCTATCAGATCAATACctagagtgagagacagaacgAGAAAGTGACGATAACTGTAAGTCATCCTGAATGGGTATGACTATGCCAGTATCAGTGCCAGTATGACAGatggacaaacagagacaggaggACGGACAGACGGAAGGACCCACCAGGAGGGTAGAGCAGCACCACGTTGTTCCCGGTGTTGACGCTGCCTTTCTCTGTGAGAGCCGCTGCAATCTTCTCCGCCCGCTTGTGCAGCTGCACACACGTTGCTGTGGATACAACTAGACCCTGAAGCACAGGAGTTAGAGAGGGTAGGGAAAAGGGGTTTATTTACAACTGGGCCCAACTGTATATGGGGGGGGGTTATGTTTATtgtatgtgtgagagtgagtCTATAAGTGTGAGAGTGCTACCTTTGCATTGAGCAGCACATAGAGACAGTGGTCTGGATCAGTCTTTGCCCTCCACTGTAGAGCCTCGGACAAGAACTGGTgctgaggagagaaaagagggtcAAAGTTCATTCCATAGCAATCATGCCAATATGGATATCAATTTTATATCAACAAGATTTTCTACATGATAATAAATGTATATAAAGTTATGCCAAAATAACCACAAAGAAATATAATATAAGTTTTATTTTGCTGATGGGAGGAACTCGATAGAACTTTAATTTCCTCAAGTTCATTCTCTTAAGTTAAGTCTAAGGCATTGAAGATGGTCAATACAGTCACTCAGCAGTAAATAACCCTGGAGCCAAAATGTCCTCCGTAAGCAGCTTTTCTACCAGGAGGAAGGAAACTGTCACTCCCATTGGCAAATGAACAAGCAAATGGACAATTTAGAACATGCAGCATTAGCCAAACTACTTCTTAAAATAAAGAACTGATTTCAGTTGTAGCTAACAGCAATGATTGGGAGAGATCCATTGGGGAGAGAAAGCAAAGCACATGAGGAGATGTGAATGTCTGGATGTCTGGAAGGTGGCTTGCCAGAGACTTCCTCTGAGTCCACACAACTCTGCAGATCAgcaaggtctgtgtgtgtgtgtaacaacagtcatcaacaacaacaaaaaatattctAATGAATGCAACAGTTGGACAATGGATAAAGATACTccacattttttaaaaatgttttaaataatcAGACTAAATTATAGCACATAAATATTTTAGTTCAGGGAGTTTGGTGGGAATTCAGGTATTCAACTTATTGTCAAATGTCACTTTTATTTATTAGAATGCACTCATATATACATTTTCTAGAATCTACTCATATATACACATTTTCTAATGctattttattttatgttttgTGTTAAAAGAAAGAAAAATTGATGTGCCCGAATTGCATGAATACATCTGAAAACCTTAACATAAAGGGGTGGAACAGGGCTGCTAACTCCACAAACTTGCTCTATTTAGGACAACACTCAACTGCGCTGTCTCCACTGTCTCATGAATTACTGTAGTCACGTTCTGTTGCATAATTCAACAAGTGTGTCAATAGCAGGATACCCTCGGATTAAAAACCAACAAGCCTCTAGATGACACCTATCTACACATACTTTACATTGTTTGCGAGATCAGACATAACATCACTACAATCTGTGTTCATTTTTGGAAGTTGCTTTCATTTAAGTTCAcctcatttgtaaacatttcaacgATATTAAATTATAACTTTTTTCAATTCCCTAAAAATGAACACCCATCAAATCAAAAGTgatctttcttctctttcttgtgATGTAAGCGTTGAGACGAGGCATTAAATCCCAGATAAAGCTTTAGTGTTCTTATAGATGCAACGGAAAGACAATGTATTCCATTGAGCCCATTTCAGCCCTTACCGCGGGGTGTTTGACTGTTTGACTACAACATTTATGCAGTCGTAATGTTAAAGGGAAAAAACGAGCAAGCAAGAGTATGAAAGAGTCGCAGGAGTAAAATGAAGGCAATCAATCTCACGATATTTAAGTGACAAGTGGATTTTGAGCCCTCAAACACAGGAAACACATGGCTGAAAAGGACAGCTCCTCTCAAGTTGGAGGGGCATGTGAgttgctagtgtgtgtttgtgtatatgtgtacTATTTTGAACATTCAGAGGTGATGGAGGGCAATGGAAGGCATGTGGCATCAGGTGGCATTAAGAGGTACGCCAACAGATTGTCACCATAACTGTGCTGTGATCCAGAAAAATAACAGAAAACTGAATAATACATTGGCACATGCAGATTCAGAGCATTACTTCTGACACCATGCAAGAGCTCACATCTTGCCAGAACTTGCATCCATATAAAGATCTGTGTGTGCAACTGAAGAATGGCTCCATTCACATTTGGAGCTTCACTGTACAGCACATTCCAGACAGAAGCAAAGGTAGGACCAGGGTGTTACAGAGTTagagggggcagtagctcttacCATGATAGTAGGCCACATACGGAGCTATATAGATCCAGAGAGATGGGTGCAttaggacagaggagaggagagaatgcaTCATGTTGCCCACATGGTTTACCAGCTATCTTGTCCTGTCCAACTAAATAGCTTGTAAACACTTATTGGACCATTGGTGGCAACCAATATGGTAGTATTATGCCGCTGGCAGACCAACAGCATACTGACCGTGAGTCGGCATGCCATTGTTAGTAGTGTTGGCTACCACCAGGTTATTAGTGCCAGCTACCGCTATCGTCCCTACCCTGCTATGGTCCAACGTGCATGTGGGTCCTTTCTAACTGGTGAGATGAGAGAGGTCCTGAGGTGGTCCTACCTTCCTGACCAGGTCCTGGTCCTCAATCATTCCCAGATCCCTGCCTGCTGCCTGGGCTATCCTCTTCCCTGCTACCAGGTTCCCCACCATGATGGAGGCTGGACCCACACCcactaaagagaaagagagaatatgtGAAAGAGAGAATGCATATTTACAATCAGATAAACAGTCCCTAGCTCAAAATACATAGTAACTGTAAGCCAAATCAATTGCCAAGTTTTGCTGTATGATCCCCTGAACTGAACCTACTGTACCTGGCTGTTTCTGCCGTGGTTTGGGGAGGTTGGTGACACAGGTATGGGGGCACATGAGGATGTTACAGGGGTGCAGGTTGCCGTCCAGGAAGTTCTGCTTGGTCTCAAAGATGTGGATCCCTCCCAGGTGGGTCTTGGGTAACGTGTTGGCAGGTACCAGGGCTAGGCTGTACAGACCCACCTGGTGGATACTGTCAATGGCCTGgacaatggacacacacacacaacactccttAGTTAGACAACTTCCCTGTATATTGAAAACAGTGGTGTTTGTTTTGGAATGTACCAAGAAAGAGGTGTTTGTCGGGGGGTTAGCTACCTGCAGTACTCTGCTCATCCACTGGAAGCTGTCCTCCTCACTGGCATCTGGCCTCTGCTCTGCTACAACCACAATCCTCTCATCATAGAACACCGTCACAGAGAACACCGcaatcctgacacacacacacgcggattAGAATGTCTACTCTGCAATGAtccatagtcacacacacacatgtagttgaagtcggaagttaacatacgcttaggttggagtcattaaaactcgtttttcaaccactccacaaatttcttgttaatgaactatagttttggcaagtcggttaggatatctactttgtgcatgacacaagtaatttttccaacaattgtttacagagagattatttcacttataattcactgtatcacaattccagtgggtcagatgtttacatacacaaagttgattgtgcctttaaacagcttggaaaattacagaaaattatgtcatggctttagaagcttctgatagggtaattgacatcatttgagtcaattggaggtgtacctgtggatgtatttcaaggcctaccctcAAACTctgtgcctatttgcttgacatcatgggaaaatcaaaagaaatcagccaagacttcagaaaaaaacattgtagacctccacacgtctggttcatccttggaagcaatttcaaaatgcctgaacgtaccacgttcatctgtacaaacaatagtacacaagtataaacactatggtaccatgcagccgtcataccgctcaggaaggaaacgcgttctgtctcctagagatgaacgtactttggtgcgaaaagtacaaatcaatcccacaacaacagcaaaggagcttgtgaagatgctggaggaaacgggtacaaaagtacctatttccacagtaaaacgagtcattACTGTAtaaagacataacctgaaaggccgctcaacaagaaGAAGCCACAAAGACAGattaaggtttgcaactgcacatagggacaaagttCGTAGTTttgggtctgatgaaacaaaaatagaactgtttggccataatgaccattgttatggtcatggaggaaaaagggagaagcttgcaagccgaagaacaccatctcaaccgtgaagcacgggggtggcagtatcatgttgtaggggtgctttgctgcaggagggactggtgcacttcacaaaatagatggcatcatgaggcaagaaaatcatgtggatatattgaagcaacaactcaagacatcagtcaggaagttaaagcttggtcgcaaatgggtcttccaaatggacaatgaccccaagcatacttccaaagttgtggcaaaatggcttaaggacaacaaagtcaaggtattggagtggccatcacaaagccctgacctcaatcctatagagaatttgtgggcagaaatgaaaaagcgtgtgcaatcaaggaggcctacaaacctgactcagttacaccagctctgtcaggaggaatgggccaaaattcaccttattgggggaagcttgtggaaggttcccgaaatgtttgacccaggttaaacaatttaaaggcaatgctaccaaatactaattgagtgtatataaacttctgacccactgggaatgtgatgaaagaaataaaagctgaaataaatcactctactattattctgacattttacactcttaaaataaagtggtcttaactgacctaagacagggaatttttattaggattaaatgtcaggaattgtgaaaaactgagtttaaatgtatttggctaaggtgtatgtaaacttccgacttcgacTGTATTTATTCATTACACATAAATACACATCCACACATAAAGCCAAGAACACCACAATTCCTACCCACACAAAACCACTCTGAAGAAGACAATGCTCTGATCATTAGCTGATCATTCCCAaaccataggaatccccacccactttaaaatggtggaagccctcaaatGACAATGTTATTTCCCTGTAATGATCGATATACATCTCTATGCTCAATCCCCACTACAATTGACTCACATCGAGCACAAACTGCACAGATCTCATCCAATGTTGATTGAAATACATGCTGAcccatgagcacacacacacaccgtaatcACCTTCCGCGATACACAGTCTTGACAGGCTCCACGGCGAGTGCTGTGGCCACCAAGTCATCAGCATTGTGTCTCCTCCCACTCACCATCAGCAGGCCTTCGTTTTTCCCCACCACAAATATCAGACTGCCCTGTAGAAGGGTTAGACACAGCCGTcaatacagactgacacacaaatGCTCACAGATCTGGACGCAcgcgcaaatacacacacacaacattcctACTTACAGGTCCTACAAAGCCTAGGAGTCCAGATCTCACAAAGGGAATCTCTCCAATAGGAGCACCAAGAGCATTGACAGGAATCACCTATAGACAGACATGTTTCATTAAAATGTCTAATAGAAGAAGTGTTGAACAGCATATTGGTGTGTCTAAGCAGGTGTAAGATATGCTGTAACACATAAGGGGGAATTGAATGGTTGTGGGTCTGTACCTCAAAGGTGTTCTTGGTGACTCCTGGTAGGCCATAGTACATGTTGCCTCCGGCACGAGAGTTCACCACAATCTCCCCTATCTCATCTGTCTTACACAGCTGAGGAGGCCCTTCAGGCTTCACTATACACATCAGagctgcagacacagagacaggcttcactatacacatcagagacagagacaggcttcactatacacatcagagacacagagacaggcttcactatacacatcagagctgcagacacagatacaggcttcactatacacatcagagctgcagacacagatacaggcttcactatacacatcagagacagagacaggcttcactatacacatcagagctgcagacacagatacaggctTCACTATACACATCAGAGACAGGCTTCATTATACAcatcagagacacagagacaggcttcactatacacatcagagctgcagacacagatacaggctTCACTATACACGTCAGAGACACGGAGACAGGCTTCACTATACACATCAGAGCTgcagacacagatacaggcttcactatacacagagacacagagacacagagacaggcttcactatacacatcagagctgcagacacagatacaggctTCACTATACACAGAAATACAGAGCCAGTCAGATGCACACAATAATGCAGAAACCTATTTACACATAAAGAAACAAAATGGACATGCCGTGGAGGTGATTTGGAATCCCACTCTCAAGATGAGTGACTGTAGCCAGGCCTGAGACTTCTAAGCCAGTTACACACATACAAATGGATTTCCCTCCTGATATCTTTCCCCATTTCTCTCGCTCTTCTACACTGTGCACCCCTtatcccctctcctcacctccaggCATCACGTGACCCACGTCCTGGACGGTGAGGGCAGAGTTCTTGTCCTCCGCATTGACCCTGATGACCCCGTGACTTAGACCCCCCATGGAGAGGATGGCCCTGGCTGGGAGGGGCGTCCCCGGCACCCCCGGCCTGGGCACAGGACAGGAATTTTAAGAATATACACATACTGCCGAAAGACGATCCTTTTATCCATACATGCTTTCAATCATTGAAGGTGCAGTATGTAACTTTAATTTACTCACATTTGTCCAGAGGCAAATCAGGGTACTACAAACACATTTTGCCAAGTAGCAAAACAAAACACAAACTGTTACATTCGCCAAGAAGAGCCATCAGGCCCATCCTACCTGCGGATGGCCAGCGTCATGGCCTCAGGGGAGGTGGCACAGGGACAGATGACCTCTGGCTTCAACCCGTGGATCTGGAACACCTTGAGGAAGGCATCACAGGATGACACCGACCCTtagggagagacacagatagagacatcTCACAACACTGACCATTTTTTAGAGGGAATCTATTCTAACCATACAGTGCTTTGTTTTTCATTTGCAATTGTCCTATTGCATGTGGGACGTTTGCTCTATGTCAGCCCCACTGACAGCCTGGAAGTTGCCATTGCAGACCAGTTCCAAGCATGTCTGCCACCTGTAGTTCCAGTGAGGCATCCAGAGACTACATTTCCCTGCATGGACTACATTTCACACTCACAGGGGTTGGCTCCATCAGCAACGATGAGCATGTGCAGTGATTCCAGGCTAATGTCCCTCTGTTCCCTGTGTGCCATCATGGCCCAGTGCAGGTCACGACACTTCACCAAGGCAACGCGCGCtatgggggaagaggagggacaaATGAGTACATTAACCTCACAGTATTCTCAtggtcacacagagagagagagagtgtggaggtgGTGTAACTACCTTTGTGTATGTGGACCCTCTGAACCCAGGAGAGTGGGCAAGCCTTCATCACAGCATAGGGCACACTGATGGTGTGGATCCTGTTCATTACACTCTGAAAGAAGAACAAAATACAACTTATTAAACAAAAATACATATGATATGAAATCAGTTTACCAGTAACTATTATCCTCCCACCGTGAGAACTCCATGCCACAGGCCCATGTCCTTTTTAAAGTCCAGAACGTTCACTAGTGTCTCACCTAAGAACAGAAACAGATAAGTCCCTATGAGAAGCATCCTTTAAACACTTGTTCCCTGTGTATCAGATGCCATAAACTTACTCTCACGATAGAGTATGCCTCTCTCATATAGAGTAGTTCCTCACCCTCACAGTAGTTGCAGGCCTGGGTCAGTGCTTGGCAATGGGTCAACATGGCCACCTTAGACACAGCCACACCCATCACTGTGCCCTCCTTACTAGCCTTGTACTAGAGGGAGAGAAAACACAATTACTTAAGATTAGATTAGGAGTACACAcatatgcacatgcacacacatctcACCTCTATGTATGCAGGGTCAGTGTTTGCTGTAGGGATG
Proteins encoded in this region:
- the LOC135541883 gene encoding disco-interacting protein 2 homolog B-A-like isoform X9 — protein: MAGRGVDMSALPKEVRDQLAELDLELSEGDITQKGYEKKKTKLLLPFFMQTPVEPPPPAYDAHAPGPSNASGSTHVSAHTQAPPSSSSSRYRDRRSRRPHRSGGTRDDRYRSDIHTETVQAALAKHKEEKMALPMPTKRRSTYVQSPVMNCTPPDSSSGSENESALLRQSSVGADLEALDTPSLLQPPGLQSPDSWINHFVQGSSTSSSASSTLSHGEGKPQPQPSQPQAQPQYKPQYKPQYQPQYQPQYQPQYQPQLQHPVIADMLAHARIGPSENSAPLPDVTTAAPQARDFSQVDRPNNPPVVRGMSRGQSHSGMMETADGVPVNSRVSTKIQQLLNTLKRPKRPPLSDFFMDDQEEIVEVPQPDPNTPRPEGRPIIPVKGEPLGVVSNWPPALQAALVRWGATQGKSPALTALDITGKPLYTLTYGKLWSRSVKLAYTLLNKLGPKNEQVLKPGDRVALVYPNSDPGMFLVAFYGCLLAEVIPVPIEVPLSRKDAGSSQVGFLLGSCSVSLALTSEICLKGLPKMPTGEILQFKGWPRLKWVVTDSKYLTKPGKDWQPHIPTANTDPAYIEYKASKEGTVMGVAVSKVAMLTHCQALTQACNYCEGETLVNVLDFKKDMGLWHGVLTSVMNRIHTISVPYAVMKACPLSWVQRVHIHKARVALVKCRDLHWAMMAHREQRDISLESLHMLIVADGANPWSVSSCDAFLKVFQIHGLKPEVICPCATSPEAMTLAIRRPGVPGTPLPARAILSMGGLSHGVIRVNAEDKNSALTVQDVGHVMPGALMCIVKPEGPPQLCKTDEIGEIVVNSRAGGNMYYGLPGVTKNTFEVIPVNALGAPIGEIPFVRSGLLGFVGPGSLIFVVGKNEGLLMVSGRRHNADDLVATALAVEPVKTVYRGRIAVFSVTVFYDERIVVVAEQRPDASEEDSFQWMSRVLQAIDSIHQVGLYSLALVPANTLPKTHLGGIHIFETKQNFLDGNLHPCNILMCPHTCVTNLPKPRQKQPVGVGPASIMVGNLVAGKRIAQAAGRDLGMIEDQDLVRKHQFLSEALQWRAKTDPDHCLYVLLNAKGLVVSTATCVQLHKRAEKIAAALTEKGSVNTGNNVVLLYPPGIDLIASFYGCLYAGCVPVTVRPPHPQNLAATLPTVRMIIDVSKAACILTTQNLMRILRSKEAAATVNIKTWPTIIDTDDLPRRRPQMIYKPPTVEMIAYLDFSVSTTGMLTGVKISHAAVSALCRSIKLQCEFYSSRQIAICLDPYCGLGFVLWCLASVYSGHQSILIPPLELESCLPLWLSTLSQYRIRDTFCSYSVMELCTKGIGTQTEILKARGLNLSCVRSCVVIAEERPRLALTMSFSKLFKDLGLSPRAVSTAFGSRVNLAICMQGTTGPDTSTVYVDMKSLRHDRVRLVERGAPQSLPLMESGKILPGVRVIIVNPETRGPLGDSHLGEIWINSPHSASGYYALYGEENLQADHFNTKLSFGDPTTLWARTGYLGFVKRTELLDAAGDRHDALFVVGSLDETLELRGLRYHPIDIETSVSRAHRSIAESAVFTWTNLLVVVAELSGSEQDALDLVPLVTNVVLEEHHLIVGVVVIVDPGVIPINSRGEKQRMHLRDSFLADQLDPIYVAYNM